The Primulina eburnea isolate SZY01 chromosome 6, ASM2296580v1, whole genome shotgun sequence genome contains a region encoding:
- the LOC140835331 gene encoding uncharacterized protein, whose protein sequence is MPPKRKEPEGEDSSSSRVVGEFSKFLKEQTKVHGEQIQQLLRMQNAGRGRERMQVRPEPLIEGAYERFRKMKPPEFDGSTDPMVSLEWFKAVEAIYDYLQFDDNDRVSCATFLLNKMERTLWDATKISVNVSALKWQEFKDLFYDKYFPRDVRTQKVTEFLELKHGNMSMQEYILKFEEGCQFSPYLASNDIEKGEHFLRGVRAEIKRDVRMSKAASYKEIFEKGRMLEQDEKEIESERQLKRQDFSTKGQGSRWKGECLVGSNRFFRCGGVGNVIKNCPVKGKAAITLIDTGATHSFMFETFLRSLNVVPSFEPLHYSILLSSGDEIWPSSILKGCTLQVNEKIYFADLYIILMVAFDVILGMDWLSSYRAVIDCVAKTCDFLQKMMKARFSKVQRGVRGGFLAVVIDVTLR, encoded by the exons ATGCCGCCTAAGCGTAAAGAACCAGAAGGGGAGGATAGTTCATCATCTAGAGTGGTTGGTGAATTTAGCAAGTTCCTAAAAGAACAGACCAAGGTACATGGCGAGCAAATTCAGCAGCTCTTACGGATGCAGAATGCAGGGCGAGGGAGAGAGAGAATGCAAGTGAGACCCGAGCCTCTTATTGAAGGCGCATACGAAAGATTTCGTAAGATGAAGCCACCTGAATTTGATGGTAGCACTGATCCCATGGTCTCCTTGGAATGGTTCAAAGCTGTGGAGGCTATTTATGATTATCTGCAGTTTGACGATAATGATCGAGTCAGCTGTGCCACTTTTCTACTGAACAAGATGGAAAGGACTTTGTGGGACGCCACCAAGATATCAGTTAATGTCTCGGCACTCAAGTGGCAGGAGTTTAAAGATTTATTCTACGACAAATATTTTCCTCGAGATGTTCGAACTCAGAAAGTGACGGAATTTCTAGAACTGAAGCATGGAAATATGTCAATGCAAGAGTATATTCTCAAATTTGAAGAGGGGTGTCAGTTTTCCCCATATCTGGCTAGCAATGACATCGAAAAGGGCGAGCATTTTCTTAGAGGTGTCCgagctgaaattaaaagagacgTTCGAATGTCTAAAGCTGCTTCATATaaagaaatttttgaaaaaggaaGGATGctcgagcaggacgagaaggaaaTTGAAAGTGAAAGACAATTGAAGCGCCAAGATTTTTCTACTAAAGGCCAAGGATCCAGATGGAAAG GTGAGTGCTTGGTTGGAAGTAATCGATTCTTTCGTTGTGGAGGTGTTGGAAATGTTATCAAAAATTGTCCAGTGAAGG GCAAGGCCGCTATTACcttgattgacactggtgctACGCATTCCTTTATGTTTGAAACTTTCTTGCGCTCTTTGAATGTTGTTCCGTCTTTTGAACCTCTCCACTATAGTATTTTGTTGTCATCGGGAGACGAAATATGGCCTTCTAGTATTCTTAAAGGTTGTACATTGCAAGTTAATGAGAAAATCTATTTTGCTGATCTTTATATTATTCTTATGGTGGCGTTTGAtgttattttgggaatggactggctatcGTCATATCGTGCGGTTATTGACTGCGTGGCTAAGACGTGCGATTTCTTGCAGAAGATGATGAAAGCGAGATTTTCCAAAGTTCAA AGGGGTGTCAGGGGTGGGTTTTTAGCTGTTGTGATAGATGTGACACTGAGATGA